A single window of Leptolyngbya ohadii IS1 DNA harbors:
- the cysW gene encoding sulfate ABC transporter permease subunit CysW — MTLNTGTTIDRSNPNLKNATQSGENSRLKWVLIGFVVFYMSLIIFIPALNVFYQAFQGGIAGFLHTLTEREFLNAVRLTIVIAAIVVPVNTIFGLCAAWVIARNQFPGRALLLSIIDLPFSISPVVAGLMIVLLYGRQGWFGPLLQSLDMKIIFALPGMVLATAFVSLPFVAREVIPVLEEVGPEQEEAAKTLGAKDWQVFWRVTLPNVRWGLVYGIILTNARAMGEFGAVAVVSGNIVGKTQTLPLFVEEAYKQYQTQAAYTAATLLACLAIVTLIVKEVVERRSGLKRGTH; from the coding sequence ATGACGCTTAATACCGGAACGACGATCGATCGATCGAATCCCAACCTCAAGAACGCAACGCAAAGCGGTGAAAATTCTCGACTGAAGTGGGTGCTGATCGGCTTTGTAGTCTTCTATATGAGTTTGATCATTTTTATTCCGGCACTCAACGTCTTTTACCAGGCGTTTCAAGGCGGCATTGCCGGATTCCTCCATACCCTGACAGAGCGGGAATTCCTGAATGCGGTCAGGCTGACGATCGTGATTGCGGCGATTGTTGTCCCGGTTAACACCATCTTTGGACTCTGTGCTGCCTGGGTGATTGCGCGGAATCAGTTTCCCGGTCGTGCCCTGCTGCTAAGTATTATCGATTTACCCTTTTCGATTTCTCCCGTCGTCGCAGGTTTGATGATCGTGCTGCTCTACGGACGGCAGGGCTGGTTTGGTCCGCTGCTGCAATCCCTGGACATGAAGATTATCTTTGCGCTGCCCGGCATGGTTCTGGCGACGGCTTTTGTGTCGCTGCCCTTCGTGGCGCGGGAGGTCATCCCAGTCCTGGAGGAGGTGGGACCGGAGCAGGAGGAAGCCGCCAAGACGCTGGGCGCAAAAGATTGGCAGGTGTTCTGGCGCGTGACACTGCCAAATGTTCGCTGGGGCTTGGTCTATGGCATTATCCTCACCAACGCACGGGCAATGGGCGAATTTGGGGCGGTTGCCGTCGTCTCCGGAAATATTGTGGGCAAAACCCAAACCCTGCCGCTGTTTGTGGAGGAGGCATATAAGCAATATCAGACCCAGGCGGCATACACGGCAGCAACGCTGTTAGCCTGTCTGGCGATCGTCACCCTAATTGTGAAGGAGGTTGTTGAAAGACGCTCCGGGCTCAAGAGGGGAACTCACTGA
- a CDS encoding NAD(P)H-quinone oxidoreductase subunit 4 — MNTANFPWLTTSILLPIIASLFIPLIPDKDGKTVRWYALIVGLIDFVILVYAFYTQYDPSNPGMQLVESYSWVPALDLRWSVGADGVSMPLILLTGFITTLAMLASWPVTLKPKFFYFLMLAMYGGQIGVFAVQDMLVFFLMWELELIPVYLLLSIWGGKKRLYAATKFILYTAGGSLFILVCALAMAFYGDNVTFDMQSLMAKDYPLNFQLLVYGGFLIAYAVKLPIFPLHTWLPDAHGEATAPVHMLLAGILLKMGGYALVRMNVEMLPDAHVYFAPILIILGIVNIIYAALTSFAQRNLKRKIAYSSISHMGFVLIGISSFTDLGLSGAMLQMISHGLIGASLFFLVGATYDRTHTLILDEMGGVGQRMPKIFAMFTACSLASLALPGMSGFVAEVMVFVGFATSDAYSLLFKVIVITLAAVGVILTPIYLLSMLREIFFGPENKELTSHEVLIDAEPREVFIIASLLIPIIGIGFYPKLITQIYDAKTLAITATMQDSLTAMAEQQTKSKPIAFRPMAAPAID; from the coding sequence ATGAATACTGCGAACTTCCCCTGGTTAACCACCTCAATTCTTCTACCTATAATCGCCTCCCTGTTTATCCCGCTCATCCCGGACAAGGACGGCAAAACAGTCCGCTGGTATGCCCTGATCGTCGGTCTAATCGACTTTGTGATCCTGGTGTATGCCTTCTACACCCAGTACGACCCCTCGAATCCGGGAATGCAGCTTGTGGAAAGCTATTCCTGGGTTCCTGCTCTCGATCTGCGCTGGTCGGTTGGGGCAGATGGTGTTTCGATGCCGCTGATTCTGCTGACCGGATTTATTACCACGCTGGCAATGCTGGCATCCTGGCCCGTCACGCTAAAGCCGAAGTTTTTCTACTTCCTGATGCTGGCGATGTACGGTGGACAGATTGGCGTGTTTGCAGTGCAGGATATGCTGGTGTTCTTCCTGATGTGGGAACTGGAACTGATTCCGGTTTACCTGCTGCTGTCAATCTGGGGCGGTAAAAAGCGCCTCTACGCAGCGACCAAGTTTATCCTCTATACCGCAGGCGGTTCGCTGTTCATCCTGGTTTGTGCCCTGGCAATGGCGTTCTACGGCGACAACGTGACGTTCGACATGCAGTCGCTAATGGCAAAGGACTATCCGCTGAATTTCCAGCTTTTGGTCTACGGCGGATTCCTGATTGCCTACGCGGTTAAGCTGCCGATCTTCCCCCTGCACACCTGGCTTCCCGATGCTCACGGTGAGGCAACTGCCCCGGTTCACATGCTGCTGGCGGGAATTCTGCTGAAGATGGGCGGGTACGCGCTCGTCCGCATGAACGTCGAAATGTTGCCTGATGCTCACGTTTACTTTGCGCCGATTCTGATTATCCTCGGCATTGTAAACATCATCTACGCAGCGCTGACTTCCTTTGCCCAGCGCAACCTGAAGCGGAAGATCGCCTACTCCTCAATCTCCCACATGGGCTTTGTGCTAATCGGCATTTCCTCCTTTACTGACCTGGGCTTGAGTGGCGCAATGCTGCAAATGATCTCCCACGGTCTGATTGGGGCAAGCCTGTTCTTCCTGGTGGGAGCCACCTACGATCGCACCCATACCCTGATCCTGGATGAAATGGGTGGCGTGGGGCAGAGAATGCCCAAGATCTTCGCGATGTTTACTGCCTGTTCGCTGGCATCCCTGGCATTGCCCGGTATGAGCGGCTTCGTTGCAGAGGTAATGGTGTTCGTTGGATTCGCTACTAGCGATGCATACAGCCTGCTGTTTAAGGTGATTGTGATTACCCTCGCTGCGGTGGGCGTGATCCTGACGCCGATTTACCTGCTGTCGATGCTGCGCGAGATCTTCTTCGGTCCCGAAAACAAAGAGCTGACCTCCCACGAAGTTCTGATCGATGCAGAACCTCGCGAAGTCTTCATCATTGCCAGTCTGCTGATCCCGATCATCGGCATTGGTTTCTATCCGAAGCTGATCACCCAGATCTACGACGCGAAGACCCTGGCGATCACCGCCACCATGCAGGATTCTCTGACCGCAATGGCAGAACAGCAAACCAAATCAAAGCCGATCGCCTTCCGTCCGATGGCTGCTCCTGCAATCGATTAA
- a CDS encoding YggT family protein yields the protein MILLLQALQTFIGIYTALLFIRILLSWFPNIDWYNQPWALISQLTDPYLNLFRSIIPPLGGMDFSPILALLLLQVVSSLFTQVVAAAVF from the coding sequence ATGATCCTCCTTTTGCAAGCCTTACAGACCTTTATCGGCATTTATACCGCTTTGCTGTTCATTCGGATTCTGCTGAGCTGGTTCCCTAACATCGATTGGTACAATCAGCCCTGGGCACTGATCAGCCAGTTAACCGATCCCTACCTCAACCTGTTTCGCTCGATTATTCCTCCCCTGGGCGGCATGGATTTCTCTCCCATCCTGGCACTGCTGCTGCTGCAAGTAGTTTCCTCCCTGTTTACGCAGGTTGTGGCTGCCGCCGTGTTCTAA
- a CDS encoding sulfite exporter TauE/SafE family protein, whose product MVSLDSTAIVVILSLGVSAFIRSLVGFGDGVIAMGLITGWVGLQTATPLVALIGTVISSVILASQWQKLDLRTALPLTLATLVGIPFGLVLLKLAPEPIARTALGGLLIAYALYGLLGLKLPVVRDDRATHLFGFLAGILGGSYNMHGSVVAIHGTLKQLDAEQFRLTLQGYFFFTSFLILIGHAIAGLWTTQVWSLFIVSLPVVGLSIWIGDRISRRIKGDRFSKLVFAVLLGVGLLSLV is encoded by the coding sequence ATGGTTTCGCTGGATAGCACTGCGATCGTCGTCATATTGAGTCTGGGCGTTTCGGCATTTATTCGATCGCTCGTCGGCTTTGGGGATGGCGTGATTGCGATGGGACTGATTACGGGCTGGGTAGGGCTACAAACCGCAACGCCGCTAGTTGCCCTGATCGGAACCGTCATTTCTTCGGTGATTTTGGCATCACAGTGGCAAAAGTTGGATCTGCGAACTGCCCTACCGCTAACGCTTGCGACGCTGGTGGGAATCCCCTTTGGGCTGGTGCTGCTGAAACTTGCGCCGGAACCGATCGCCAGAACTGCTCTGGGTGGACTGCTGATTGCCTACGCTCTCTATGGTTTGCTGGGCTTAAAGCTGCCTGTGGTCAGGGACGATCGCGCAACGCATCTCTTTGGTTTCCTGGCGGGAATTCTGGGCGGTTCCTACAATATGCACGGCTCCGTTGTTGCCATCCACGGGACGCTGAAGCAACTGGACGCGGAACAGTTTCGGCTGACGCTGCAAGGCTATTTCTTTTTCACCAGCTTTCTGATTCTCATCGGACACGCGATCGCAGGACTCTGGACAACACAAGTTTGGAGCCTATTTATCGTTTCCCTACCCGTCGTCGGACTCTCGATCTGGATAGGCGATCGGATCAGTCGGCGAATTAAGGGCGATCGCTTTAGCAAACTGGTTTTTGCCGTGTTGCTGGGAGTCGGCTTACTGTCGCTGGTTTAG
- a CDS encoding NAD(P)/FAD-dependent oxidoreductase — MKTYDWIVIGGGLAGSAVGYELAQAGFRVLLLEQSPTANSGTNCSYGGIAYWSGTTPLMRQLCQEGIELHRTLSAELEGDTEFREINLLLTIDADRDPQSVAAPYSSMKIAPTLVDRATACELEPLLNPDAVSGALVVKHGHVSPEAVVQTYQQAMRRLGGEIIHDRVTGFWQSEADPTQYQGVLTATDCYAAAHTVVCAGGVSRSLLRQAEISVKVYATIAEIVELPPSEIHLQTLVMPAELKRFELEAVAGAVDSQWDEPNREIAPVILDAGAVQFRDGRIRVGQISRVFSDPLKPTENLGGEQEMRSAIGRLIPALQEQPGRWRSCSVAFSGDRLPLVGAIPGCSGIHVFSGFGNPFAILPPLARRFACSAAGQPDSLIAEVSPARFQVPLASA, encoded by the coding sequence ATGAAAACTTACGACTGGATTGTAATCGGCGGAGGACTGGCAGGGTCTGCGGTAGGATACGAACTCGCGCAGGCAGGATTTCGCGTTCTTCTGCTGGAGCAATCTCCAACGGCAAACAGCGGTACGAATTGCAGCTACGGCGGCATCGCCTACTGGTCAGGTACAACTCCCCTGATGCGTCAGCTTTGCCAGGAAGGCATTGAACTACACCGCACCCTTTCCGCTGAATTAGAGGGCGACACTGAGTTCCGGGAGATTAACCTGCTGCTAACGATCGATGCCGATCGCGATCCCCAATCGGTTGCTGCACCCTACAGCAGTATGAAAATTGCCCCTACCCTGGTCGATCGGGCAACTGCCTGTGAGCTTGAGCCATTGCTGAATCCCGATGCCGTTTCGGGCGCGCTGGTCGTCAAGCATGGGCATGTTTCCCCAGAAGCCGTCGTACAGACCTATCAGCAGGCTATGCGGCGGCTGGGCGGCGAAATTATTCACGATCGGGTAACAGGTTTCTGGCAGTCCGAAGCAGACCCAACGCAATATCAGGGAGTTCTCACCGCAACCGATTGCTATGCAGCAGCACATACCGTAGTTTGTGCCGGAGGCGTGAGTCGATCGCTCCTGCGTCAGGCGGAGATTTCTGTAAAGGTCTATGCCACGATCGCCGAAATTGTAGAACTGCCGCCCTCGGAAATCCATCTGCAAACCCTTGTTATGCCTGCGGAACTGAAGCGATTTGAGCTGGAAGCCGTCGCTGGAGCGGTTGATTCTCAGTGGGATGAACCCAATCGTGAAATTGCCCCGGTGATTCTCGATGCTGGAGCGGTGCAGTTTCGGGACGGACGCATCCGAGTCGGGCAAATTAGCCGAGTATTCAGCGATCCCCTGAAGCCAACGGAAAACCTGGGCGGAGAGCAGGAAATGCGATCGGCGATCGGGCGTCTAATTCCAGCCCTTCAGGAGCAGCCGGGACGGTGGCGCAGTTGTTCAGTAGCCTTCAGTGGCGATCGGCTTCCCTTAGTAGGGGCAATTCCCGGTTGCAGTGGAATTCATGTCTTTTCGGGTTTTGGCAACCCGTTCGCGATTCTGCCGCCCCTTGCCCGTCGCTTTGCCTGTTCTGCTGCTGGACAGCCCGATTCTCTCATTGCTGAGGTTTCCCCCGCCCGATTTCAGGTGCCCCTTGCTTCAGCCTGA
- a CDS encoding IctB family putative bicarbonate transporter: MQLQTTIQSLWQQFTLVGLPLEQWSRSSFAHSPIGCLQRWRSGSWLMQWSDSIGGLLAAIIYGLAPFLSTGIIGVLLIACAAYWLLLTLSDDGEAGSGLTPIHLLVLLYWGIVTIATALSPVRTFAIEGWTKLTLYLLLFALLARVLRSARVRSTLITVYLMTALVVSIGGLRQWFFGAKELATWVDPESSLAGTTRVYSYLGNPNLLAAYLLPAVIFSAVAFFAWKRWTPKLLALIMWVANSACLVLTFSRGGWIGFLLASFALLVLLIHWFSIYLPRFWRVWLLPIVLGVFATLVIAAVIVVDPLRDRVMSMFVGREDSSNNFRINVWTAVIRMIQDHPILGIGPGNDAFNRVYPRYQETGFTALSAYSVFLELAVEGGILGLGAFLWLLLVTFSQGWSQVQKLRQVANREGFWLMAALATMVGMLGHGLVDTVWYRPQVSTLWWLMVAIVASYYPSFQKSTDAAESEETEAGKALS; the protein is encoded by the coding sequence GTGCAACTTCAAACGACAATTCAGTCCCTCTGGCAGCAGTTCACCCTGGTTGGATTGCCGTTGGAGCAATGGAGCCGATCCAGTTTTGCCCATTCTCCGATCGGCTGTTTGCAACGCTGGCGCAGTGGAAGCTGGCTCATGCAGTGGTCAGACTCCATTGGAGGTTTACTGGCAGCCATCATTTATGGTTTGGCTCCCTTTCTATCTACGGGGATCATTGGTGTCCTGCTGATTGCCTGCGCTGCTTACTGGCTGCTGCTCACCCTCTCCGACGATGGCGAAGCCGGATCAGGATTAACGCCGATCCATTTACTGGTGTTGCTGTACTGGGGAATTGTAACGATCGCCACTGCCCTGTCTCCGGTACGAACCTTTGCAATCGAAGGTTGGACAAAGTTAACCCTCTATCTGCTGCTGTTTGCGCTGCTGGCACGGGTTCTGCGATCGGCACGAGTGCGATCGACTCTTATTACGGTCTACTTAATGACTGCTCTGGTAGTTAGTATCGGCGGACTGCGGCAGTGGTTTTTTGGCGCAAAGGAGTTGGCGACCTGGGTTGATCCCGAATCCTCTCTGGCAGGCACAACGCGGGTGTACAGCTATTTGGGCAATCCAAATTTGCTGGCTGCCTACCTGCTTCCGGCAGTGATTTTTAGTGCAGTGGCTTTCTTTGCATGGAAGCGATGGACGCCAAAGCTGCTGGCGCTGATCATGTGGGTCGCAAATTCCGCCTGTCTGGTGTTGACCTTTAGCCGGGGCGGTTGGATTGGCTTTTTGCTTGCCAGCTTTGCCCTGCTGGTTCTGCTGATTCACTGGTTTAGCATTTACCTGCCGCGATTCTGGCGGGTCTGGCTACTGCCGATCGTCCTGGGTGTCTTTGCGACACTGGTGATCGCTGCTGTGATTGTGGTTGATCCCCTGCGCGATCGGGTGATGAGTATGTTTGTAGGGCGGGAGGACAGCAGCAACAATTTCCGGATCAACGTCTGGACTGCTGTGATTCGCATGATTCAGGATCATCCAATTCTGGGAATTGGTCCTGGCAACGATGCCTTCAATCGAGTCTATCCCCGCTATCAGGAGACGGGATTTACTGCTCTCAGCGCCTACTCGGTCTTTCTGGAGCTTGCCGTCGAGGGCGGAATTTTAGGCTTGGGCGCGTTTCTGTGGCTGCTGCTGGTCACGTTTAGCCAAGGCTGGTCGCAGGTTCAAAAGCTCCGACAGGTTGCCAATCGAGAAGGCTTCTGGCTAATGGCGGCACTGGCAACAATGGTGGGAATGCTGGGTCACGGACTCGTCGATACGGTCTGGTATCGTCCGCAGGTGAGTACGCTGTGGTGGCTGATGGTGGCGATCGTGGCGAGTTACTATCCGTCCTTTCAGAAGTCTACCGATGCAGCAGAGAGTGAAGAAACGGAGGCTGGAAAGGCGTTGTCCTAG
- a CDS encoding NAD(P)H-quinone oxidoreductase subunit 5, producing MEPMYEFSWLIPVLPLAGAMVLGLGLISYGETVSKLRSLSSTFIVSLTGAAMFFSIALLWSQIQGHAPYTQMFEWASAGDFHLSMGYTIDHITAMMLVIVTTVAFFVMIYTDGYMAHDPGYVRFYAYLSLFSSSMLGLVVSPNLVQVYIFWELVGMCSYLLIGFWFDRKAAADACQKAFVTNRVGDFGLLLGMLGLYWATNTFEFDLMGERLTQLVESGAVSVSLAALFAILVFLGPVAKSAQFPLHVWLPDAMEGPTPISALIHAATMVAAGVFLIARMYPVFENIPSAMNVIAWTGAFTSFLGASIAITQNDIKKGLAYSTMSQLGYMVMAMGVGAYGAGLFHLMTHAYFKAMLFLGSGSVIHGMEGVVGHDPVYAQDMRLMGGLRKYMPITAITFLIGTLAISGIPPFAGFWSKDEILGSTFEVSPILWGIGWATAGITAFYMFRMYFSTFEGEFRGTNAGIKQKLKLEQLQRLGLSIGPGAMNSQELELSAEGEDHEAHTGDEHHHSEPHESPLTMTFPLMALAIPSMLIGLVGTPFANYFEEFIHPGHGVMAEQLTATAEMASEFDLTEFLVMAGSSVGIALIGITLASLMYLRGKIDPAAISEKIKPLYNLSLNKWYFDDFYDVLFVKGSRRLARQVLEVDVRIVDGLVNLTGFVTLVTGEALKYLENGRVQFYALIVFGAVLGLVLASGVTGWG from the coding sequence ATGGAACCGATGTATGAATTTTCCTGGCTAATCCCCGTTTTGCCGCTGGCAGGGGCGATGGTGCTGGGTTTGGGTTTGATTTCGTATGGCGAAACAGTTAGCAAGCTTCGCAGTTTAAGCTCCACGTTTATCGTCTCGTTGACGGGAGCCGCGATGTTTTTCTCGATTGCGCTGCTGTGGAGCCAGATTCAAGGACACGCCCCCTACACTCAGATGTTTGAATGGGCGTCGGCAGGTGATTTTCACCTGAGTATGGGCTACACCATCGATCACATTACGGCGATGATGCTGGTGATCGTCACGACGGTTGCTTTCTTCGTGATGATTTACACCGATGGTTACATGGCTCATGACCCCGGCTATGTCCGCTTTTATGCCTATTTGAGTCTATTTAGTTCTTCTATGCTGGGTTTGGTCGTCAGTCCGAACCTGGTGCAGGTCTATATTTTCTGGGAACTGGTGGGGATGTGTTCCTACCTGCTGATTGGCTTCTGGTTCGATCGCAAGGCGGCGGCAGATGCCTGTCAGAAAGCGTTTGTGACGAACCGGGTGGGCGACTTTGGCTTGCTGCTCGGAATGCTCGGTTTGTACTGGGCAACGAATACGTTTGAGTTTGATTTGATGGGCGAACGGCTGACCCAGTTGGTCGAGTCCGGTGCGGTAAGCGTTTCGCTGGCGGCTTTGTTTGCCATCCTGGTGTTCCTCGGACCCGTGGCGAAGTCGGCGCAGTTTCCGCTGCACGTTTGGCTCCCGGATGCGATGGAAGGTCCGACTCCCATTTCTGCGCTGATTCATGCCGCAACGATGGTGGCAGCCGGGGTCTTCCTGATCGCCCGGATGTATCCGGTGTTCGAGAACATTCCCAGCGCCATGAACGTAATTGCCTGGACGGGGGCATTTACCTCCTTCCTGGGAGCCTCGATCGCCATTACCCAGAACGACATTAAGAAGGGTCTCGCCTATTCCACGATGTCCCAGTTGGGCTACATGGTGATGGCAATGGGTGTGGGGGCTTACGGCGCAGGTCTATTCCACCTGATGACTCACGCTTACTTCAAGGCGATGCTGTTCCTGGGTTCGGGTTCAGTGATTCACGGTATGGAAGGCGTGGTGGGTCATGATCCGGTCTACGCGCAGGATATGCGGCTGATGGGCGGTCTGCGGAAGTATATGCCCATTACGGCAATTACCTTCCTGATCGGCACGCTAGCGATCTCTGGAATTCCCCCGTTTGCAGGTTTCTGGTCGAAGGACGAAATCCTGGGTTCCACGTTTGAAGTCAGCCCGATTCTATGGGGTATTGGCTGGGCAACCGCTGGGATCACAGCGTTTTATATGTTCCGGATGTACTTCAGCACCTTTGAAGGCGAATTCCGGGGCACGAATGCGGGCATCAAGCAAAAGCTGAAGCTGGAGCAGTTGCAGCGGCTCGGCCTGTCGATCGGTCCTGGCGCAATGAACTCGCAGGAACTTGAGCTGTCTGCGGAAGGCGAAGACCACGAGGCACACACGGGCGACGAGCATCACCACAGCGAACCCCACGAATCGCCGCTGACGATGACCTTCCCGCTGATGGCACTGGCAATCCCCTCGATGCTAATCGGTCTGGTGGGTACGCCCTTCGCCAACTACTTCGAGGAGTTCATCCATCCGGGTCACGGGGTCATGGCAGAGCAGCTTACCGCTACTGCTGAAATGGCTTCCGAGTTCGACCTGACGGAATTCCTGGTAATGGCGGGTAGCTCGGTGGGGATCGCGTTAATCGGCATTACCCTGGCTTCGCTGATGTACCTGAGAGGCAAGATTGATCCGGCTGCGATCTCCGAGAAGATCAAGCCGCTCTACAATCTGTCCCTCAACAAGTGGTACTTCGACGACTTTTACGATGTGCTGTTTGTGAAAGGCAGTCGTCGTCTGGCGCGTCAAGTCCTGGAAGTGGACGTTCGTATCGTAGACGGTCTGGTGAACCTGACGGGTTTTGTCACACTGGTCACAGGGGAAGCCCTGAAGTACCTGGAAAACGGTCGAGTTCAGTTCTATGCGCTGATCGTGTTTGGCGCAGTTCTCGGACTGGTGCTGGCTTCTGGTGTGACCGGATGGGGCTAA
- a CDS encoding sulfate ABC transporter substrate-binding protein, with protein sequence MVGLGYGFRTVRLLNRSLIRLIAGFLVGLGLTVSIAACSPVGNSGSQVELTLVSFAVTRSAYESIMPLFAAKWKAEHQQEVVFNQSYGGSGAQARAVVDGLDADIVNLALALDVKRIEKAGLIQPGWDKDIPNGAIVTHSVVDLVTREGNPKNIQGWSDLAREDVRVVTANPKTSGGARWNFMALWGAVTQKGGADPQAQEFTAQVYQNAPLLPRDAREASDAFFQQEQGDVLLNYENEVILARKKGMDLPSVLPTDVNISIDNPIAVVDKNVDRHGNREVAEAFVQFLFTPEAQREFAKAGFRPVDPQIVQEFASQYPTVNKLFTVKELGGWNEVQAKFFDDGAVFDQIQASLRG encoded by the coding sequence ATGGTTGGGTTGGGTTATGGGTTCCGCACCGTTCGATTGCTAAACCGATCGCTAATCAGGCTAATTGCGGGTTTCCTGGTGGGATTGGGTTTGACCGTTTCGATCGCGGCTTGCAGCCCGGTCGGAAATTCCGGTTCGCAGGTGGAGCTGACGCTAGTTTCCTTTGCGGTGACGCGATCGGCTTACGAGAGCATCATGCCTCTGTTTGCGGCGAAGTGGAAGGCAGAACATCAGCAGGAGGTGGTGTTTAACCAGAGCTATGGCGGATCGGGGGCGCAGGCGAGGGCGGTCGTCGATGGTCTGGATGCCGATATCGTGAATCTGGCGCTGGCGCTGGACGTGAAGCGAATTGAAAAAGCCGGACTGATTCAGCCAGGCTGGGACAAGGATATTCCGAATGGGGCGATCGTCACGCACTCGGTCGTGGATCTGGTGACACGGGAGGGTAATCCCAAGAATATTCAGGGCTGGTCGGATCTGGCACGGGAAGACGTGCGCGTAGTGACGGCAAATCCTAAGACATCGGGTGGGGCACGCTGGAACTTTATGGCACTGTGGGGCGCAGTCACGCAGAAGGGCGGAGCCGATCCCCAGGCACAGGAATTTACCGCCCAGGTGTACCAGAATGCTCCCTTGCTGCCCAGGGATGCGCGGGAAGCCAGCGACGCTTTCTTTCAGCAGGAACAGGGCGATGTGCTGCTCAACTATGAGAATGAGGTGATCCTGGCTCGCAAGAAAGGAATGGATCTGCCCTCGGTGCTGCCCACAGATGTCAATATTTCGATCGATAACCCGATCGCCGTAGTCGATAAGAATGTCGATCGCCACGGTAATCGTGAGGTCGCAGAGGCGTTTGTGCAGTTTTTGTTCACGCCGGAGGCACAGCGAGAATTTGCCAAAGCCGGATTTCGCCCAGTTGATCCACAGATTGTCCAGGAGTTTGCCTCTCAGTACCCCACAGTGAACAAGCTTTTTACTGTGAAGGAGTTAGGAGGCTGGAACGAGGTACAGGCAAAATTCTTCGATGATGGAGCGGTATTTGACCAGATTCAAGCTAGCCTCCGGGGGTAA
- the cysT gene encoding sulfate ABC transporter permease subunit CysT, protein MTSTTQSQPSRRERGKFSLPSMPWRVTILYLSVMLLLPIVALFAKASTLSPAKIWQIATDPVALSAYDVTFTTSLAASLVNGVAGVIIAWVIVRYEFPGKKILDAAIDLPFALPTAVAGLTLATVYSDNGWIGALLAPFGIKVAFTRLGVFVAMLFISLPFVVRTVQPVLQETEIDVEEAAWSLGASSSQTFWRVVLPPLLPAILTGIALGFARAVGEYGSIVIISSNIPFKDLIAPVLIFQRLEQYDYTGATVIGLVMLLVSLVMLLGINLLQAWGRRYDA, encoded by the coding sequence ATGACTTCCACGACCCAATCCCAGCCCAGCCGACGAGAAAGGGGCAAATTCTCCCTGCCGTCGATGCCTTGGCGCGTTACGATTCTGTATCTGTCGGTAATGCTGCTGCTGCCGATCGTCGCGCTTTTTGCAAAGGCAAGTACCCTCAGTCCCGCGAAAATCTGGCAAATTGCTACCGACCCGGTTGCTCTGTCTGCCTACGATGTCACCTTTACAACTTCTTTGGCGGCATCTCTGGTGAATGGGGTTGCGGGTGTAATTATTGCCTGGGTGATTGTGCGGTACGAGTTTCCCGGCAAAAAAATTCTGGATGCGGCGATCGATCTTCCCTTTGCCCTTCCGACGGCAGTGGCAGGTTTAACGCTGGCAACGGTTTACAGCGATAACGGCTGGATTGGTGCGCTGCTGGCTCCCTTTGGGATCAAGGTGGCGTTTACGCGGCTCGGCGTGTTTGTGGCGATGCTGTTTATCTCGCTGCCCTTTGTGGTGCGGACGGTTCAGCCCGTTTTACAGGAGACGGAAATCGACGTAGAAGAAGCTGCATGGTCGCTGGGAGCCTCCTCCAGTCAAACTTTCTGGCGGGTGGTGCTGCCGCCGCTGCTGCCTGCGATCCTCACCGGAATTGCGCTGGGGTTTGCCAGAGCCGTAGGCGAGTATGGCTCGATCGTGATCATCTCCTCGAATATTCCGTTTAAGGATCTGATCGCTCCGGTGCTGATCTTCCAGCGATTAGAACAGTACGACTACACGGGCGCGACGGTGATTGGTTTGGTGATGCTGCTGGTTTCGCTGGTAATGCTGCTGGGAATTAATCTGCTACAGGCATGGGGACGACGCTATGACGCTTAA